One Bermanella sp. WJH001 genomic region harbors:
- a CDS encoding globin has protein sequence MSNADLVFQSYGRSCNHPAFFDDFYDTFMGKSQDIRNMFVDTNMSAQQGLLRGGILWLVMHARGMSDTKIRALGESHSRQHMNIDPSHYALWLDALMETLHKHDPEFDGYLEQIWRSTIQPGIDLIKSMYDE, from the coding sequence GTGAGCAATGCCGATTTAGTTTTTCAAAGTTACGGTCGTAGCTGTAATCATCCTGCTTTTTTCGACGACTTTTACGACACTTTCATGGGCAAGTCCCAAGATATTCGTAACATGTTTGTTGATACCAATATGTCGGCGCAACAAGGTTTGCTTCGCGGTGGCATTCTTTGGTTGGTGATGCACGCCAGAGGCATGTCAGATACTAAAATTCGTGCGCTAGGTGAAAGCCATAGTCGCCAGCACATGAATATAGACCCTAGCCATTACGCTCTGTGGCTGGACGCTTTGATGGAAACCCTGCACAAACACGACCCTGAATTTGATGGCTATTTAGAGCAAATCTGGCGTAGCACGATTCAACCGGGCATCGACTTGATTAAGAGTATGTACGACGAATAG